In a genomic window of Salegentibacter salegens:
- a CDS encoding heavy metal translocating P-type ATPase, translating into MKHTYQISGMTCMGCRAHVENTLKNVEGVTNARVDLEKASAEIEMQKHIQIEEFQKALEDSNYQIHPKDEFVQKYPVSGMTCMGCKSHVEKTLSKVEGVKSAEVNLDKEEAKIVTEKNVSLEKLQQALQEDGGHYEIHEPGEEVKPKKKKPKGEGTGIFYCPMHCEGDKTYNEPGDCPVCGMDLVEEASLKPQATKYTCPMHPEVVQDGPGSCPKCGMDLVPKEPEESSESKSYKKLLKKFKIAVAFTLPIFIIAMSEMIPDNPLYNVLEMKYWNWVQFGLSIPVVFYATWMFFERAWRSIKTWNLNMFTLIGIGAGVAWLFSVFGLLFPDFFPPQFKTEMGTVHVYFEAATVILTLVLLGQVLEARAHSKTNSAIKELLKLAPNKAIKVVDGEEKEVSIDEIEKGDILRVKPGDKIPVDGIIENGNSSIDESMITGEPIPVDKAEGDKVSSGTINGNRSFTMKAEKVGEETLLSQIIKMVNDASRSQAPIQKLADRISAYFVPVVVIIAVITYIVWAIYGPEPQYVYALVNAIAVLIIACPCALGLATPMSVMVGVGKGAQNGVLIKNARALEQMDDIDTLIIDKTGTITEGKPKVEKVEVISEENKEEIIKLIASVNSQSEHPLAKATVDFAKKQQLKFSKTSDFNSVTGKGVTGMVGDQKIAIGNEKLMQAEKVEIPSEINKKVTAEQEKGKTVSYISRDGKIVGYFTITDPIKKTSREALKSLMDDGVEVYMFTGDNEKTAKSVAEELGLSGFKAGMLPEDKQNEVKKLQKKGKKVAMAGDGINDAPALAQADIGIAMGTGTDVAIESAEITLVKGDLKAVKKAKMLSKKVMRNIKQNLFFALIYNTLGVPIAAGVLYPVFGLLLSPMIAALAMSFSSVSVIANALRLKSAKLQ; encoded by the coding sequence ATGAAACACACTTATCAAATTTCCGGGATGACCTGTATGGGTTGCAGGGCCCACGTTGAAAATACTTTAAAAAATGTGGAAGGGGTCACTAATGCTCGTGTAGATCTAGAAAAAGCTTCTGCCGAAATCGAGATGCAAAAACATATTCAAATTGAAGAATTTCAGAAAGCACTTGAAGATAGCAATTATCAAATTCATCCAAAAGATGAATTTGTTCAGAAATATCCTGTGAGTGGAATGACCTGTATGGGTTGTAAATCCCACGTAGAAAAAACTTTAAGTAAAGTTGAAGGTGTAAAAAGTGCTGAGGTAAATCTCGACAAAGAAGAAGCAAAAATTGTTACCGAAAAAAATGTTTCCTTAGAAAAATTGCAGCAGGCCTTACAAGAAGATGGCGGGCATTATGAAATTCATGAACCCGGAGAAGAAGTAAAACCAAAAAAGAAAAAACCTAAAGGGGAGGGTACGGGTATTTTCTATTGCCCTATGCATTGCGAAGGCGACAAAACTTATAACGAACCCGGCGATTGCCCTGTTTGCGGGATGGATCTCGTTGAAGAAGCCAGCCTCAAGCCACAAGCTACAAAATATACCTGCCCAATGCATCCAGAAGTGGTGCAGGATGGTCCCGGTTCCTGCCCCAAATGCGGAATGGACCTGGTACCCAAAGAACCCGAAGAATCTTCAGAGAGTAAATCTTACAAAAAGCTGCTTAAAAAGTTTAAAATTGCGGTGGCGTTTACCTTGCCTATTTTCATTATCGCAATGTCTGAGATGATTCCGGACAATCCTTTGTATAATGTTTTAGAAATGAAATACTGGAATTGGGTACAGTTTGGATTATCAATTCCCGTAGTATTTTACGCTACCTGGATGTTTTTTGAACGTGCCTGGCGATCTATAAAAACCTGGAACCTCAATATGTTTACGCTTATTGGAATTGGTGCCGGGGTGGCCTGGCTTTTTAGCGTGTTTGGGTTATTGTTTCCAGATTTCTTCCCGCCGCAATTTAAGACTGAAATGGGCACCGTACACGTGTATTTTGAAGCGGCAACGGTAATTCTCACCCTTGTTTTGCTTGGCCAGGTTTTAGAAGCCCGGGCACATAGTAAAACAAATTCAGCAATAAAAGAATTATTGAAACTCGCTCCCAACAAAGCGATAAAAGTAGTTGATGGCGAAGAAAAAGAAGTTTCTATAGATGAAATTGAAAAAGGAGATATTCTAAGGGTGAAACCTGGAGATAAAATCCCGGTAGATGGAATAATCGAAAACGGGAATTCCAGTATAGATGAATCAATGATTACCGGAGAACCAATTCCGGTAGATAAAGCTGAAGGCGATAAAGTTAGTTCTGGAACTATTAATGGCAACAGGAGTTTTACGATGAAAGCCGAAAAAGTAGGAGAGGAGACCCTGCTTTCACAAATTATAAAAATGGTAAATGATGCCAGCCGGTCACAGGCACCCATTCAGAAATTAGCCGATAGGATTTCAGCTTATTTCGTGCCGGTTGTGGTAATTATTGCGGTAATTACCTATATAGTTTGGGCCATTTACGGGCCCGAGCCGCAATATGTTTACGCTTTAGTGAATGCCATCGCGGTATTAATTATTGCCTGTCCCTGTGCACTTGGCCTGGCCACACCAATGTCGGTTATGGTAGGAGTGGGAAAAGGTGCTCAAAATGGGGTACTTATTAAAAACGCCCGTGCTTTAGAGCAAATGGATGATATTGATACTTTAATTATCGATAAAACCGGAACCATCACCGAGGGTAAACCTAAAGTGGAAAAAGTTGAGGTGATTTCTGAAGAAAATAAGGAAGAAATTATAAAACTTATCGCTTCGGTAAATTCCCAGAGTGAACACCCTCTGGCTAAAGCAACTGTAGATTTTGCAAAGAAACAACAGCTTAAATTTTCAAAAACTTCAGATTTTAATTCCGTTACCGGGAAAGGGGTGACCGGTATGGTAGGCGATCAAAAAATAGCTATCGGAAATGAAAAGCTAATGCAGGCTGAAAAAGTAGAGATACCTTCAGAAATAAATAAAAAAGTAACCGCAGAGCAGGAAAAAGGTAAGACAGTTTCCTATATATCACGAGATGGTAAAATAGTAGGTTATTTCACAATTACCGATCCTATTAAGAAAACCAGTAGGGAAGCCTTGAAATCGCTTATGGATGATGGGGTTGAGGTTTATATGTTTACCGGCGATAATGAGAAAACCGCTAAATCTGTGGCAGAAGAACTGGGATTAAGCGGATTTAAAGCTGGAATGTTGCCAGAGGACAAGCAAAATGAAGTTAAAAAGCTTCAGAAAAAGGGAAAGAAAGTAGCAATGGCCGGTGACGGGATTAACGATGCGCCTGCATTGGCCCAGGCTGATATTGGAATTGCTATGGGAACCGGAACAGATGTTGCGATAGAGAGCGCAGAAATTACTTTGGTAAAAGGAGATTTAAAAGCAGTAAAAAAGGCAAAAATGCTAAGTAAGAAAGTAATGCGAAATATTAAGCAAAACCTCTTCTTTGCGCTTATATATAATACGCTTGGAGTACCAATTGCTGCCGGGGTTTTATATCCGGTTTTCGGGCTTTTGTTATCACCTATGATCGCCGCGTTAGCGATGAGCTTTAGTTCAGTTTCGGTAATTGCAAATGCTTTAAGATTAAAGAGCGCCAAATTGCAGTAG
- a CDS encoding permease: protein MQDFLSKWGEAAYTSAGFFWMALWAFILGYVISSCIQIFVTEKRMERTMGKDESKSILLGTFFGFISSSCSFSALASTKSLFKKGASFSSSIAFLLASTNLVIELGILIAIFLGWQFVVGEYIGGILLILISWVLIRIINPKEMIKKARKRLDEKDDDEEDSEKSWKKKIKSETSWAKVSKQYAMEWKMVWKDVTLGFTIAGVVAAFVPDSFFQTLFINTGDGNTDFGFFTILEHIIVGPIAAFLTFIGSMGNIPLAALLFGKGVSFAGVMAFIFSDLVVFPVLRINAKYYGWKMSFFILFLLFTALIGTSLLLHYGFNLFNLLPDPSSVKITDAEHFKIDYTFWLNMLFLAISGVLIYLGFFKRKDVMHMKEMAPKSQLLETSLKYIAFACYLWLAGGLIAKFFP, encoded by the coding sequence ATGCAGGATTTTTTAAGCAAATGGGGAGAAGCGGCCTATACCAGTGCCGGGTTTTTCTGGATGGCTTTATGGGCCTTTATTTTGGGTTATGTGATAAGTAGTTGTATCCAGATTTTTGTGACCGAAAAACGTATGGAAAGAACCATGGGTAAAGACGAATCTAAAAGTATTTTGCTGGGAACTTTCTTTGGATTCATCAGTAGCTCGTGTAGTTTTTCTGCTTTAGCTTCAACTAAAAGTTTGTTTAAAAAAGGTGCCAGTTTTTCTTCATCTATTGCCTTTTTACTTGCATCAACTAACCTTGTTATAGAGTTAGGAATTTTGATCGCCATCTTCTTGGGTTGGCAATTTGTTGTGGGTGAATATATAGGCGGAATACTACTTATCCTCATTAGTTGGGTGCTCATTAGAATTATTAATCCTAAAGAAATGATCAAAAAGGCTAGAAAACGCCTTGACGAAAAAGATGATGATGAAGAAGATTCAGAAAAATCCTGGAAGAAAAAAATAAAGTCAGAAACCAGTTGGGCTAAAGTGTCCAAACAATATGCGATGGAATGGAAAATGGTTTGGAAAGATGTGACGCTGGGCTTTACTATTGCCGGGGTTGTTGCTGCTTTTGTTCCAGATTCATTTTTTCAAACTTTATTTATAAACACCGGAGATGGGAATACAGATTTTGGCTTCTTCACGATTCTTGAACACATTATTGTAGGGCCTATCGCCGCTTTTTTAACCTTTATTGGGTCTATGGGAAACATTCCTTTAGCGGCCCTTCTCTTTGGGAAAGGAGTAAGTTTTGCCGGCGTAATGGCTTTTATTTTTAGTGATTTGGTAGTATTTCCAGTGTTAAGAATCAATGCGAAATATTATGGCTGGAAAATGTCTTTTTTTATACTTTTCCTGCTTTTTACTGCGCTTATTGGTACTTCTTTATTATTACATTACGGGTTTAACCTATTTAATTTATTACCCGATCCTTCTTCGGTAAAAATTACCGATGCCGAACACTTTAAAATAGATTATACTTTTTGGCTGAATATGCTCTTTTTAGCAATTTCAGGAGTATTAATTTACCTTGGATTTTTTAAGCGGAAAGATGTAATGCATATGAAGGAAATGGCGCCGAAAAGTCAGTTGCTGGAAACAAGCTTAAAATATATTGCTTTTGCGTGTTACCTGTGGCTTGCGGGTGGACTTATTGCTAAGTTTTTTCCTTAA
- a CDS encoding zinc-dependent metalloprotease produces the protein MTKRFTHKLFLVALSVSVSSCAVLQPNKSSADASKEEASKKNGELEPYAKVITKDAKSDEGLFTVHRVDDKYFYEIPDSLFNREMLTVTRIAKTATGIGFGGGKQNTQVHRWQKKDGHVLLRVVSHEIYAADSLPVHEAVVNSNFEPVLQRFPVKTVGKDSVNKTTVIEVTDLYTKDVQALGLRDGSRKQYKVSRLDDSRSYIDTIRSYPENIEVRHVKTYNAGEPPSNASTGSISLEFSNSMILLPKEPMKRRYFDQRVGWFARGQTDYGLEAQKSKEVKYLDRWRLEVKEEDREKFENGELVEPKEQIVYYVDRATPKQWIPYIKQGIEDWQVAFEAAGFKNAIIAKDPPSKEEDPDWSPEDARYSVVRYLASPIPNANGPHVSDPRSGEILESDINWYHNVMTLLRNWFFVQTAAINEDARSVEFKDEVMGRLIRFVSSHEVGHTLGLPHNMGSSVAYAVEDLRDPEFTAEYGTAPSIMDYARFNYIAQPEDGDVALMPDIGPYDKYAIEWGYRPILDKTAEEEKEILDEWILEKAGDPLYRFGSQQSGGVIDPSSQTEDLGDDAILASEYGIKNLKRIMPKLIEWTAEDGKNYDDLDDMYGQVLSQFNRYMGHVTANIGGVYEHYKTYDQEGAVYSHVDADRQKKAMNFLHNQLFETPEWMIDQEIFNKIEFDGQVERIRNMQERSLNNLLDFGRMARLMENEEVNGDEAYGLIDMMTDVRTGIWSELSSGQNIDRYRRNLQRAYIERMEHLMTEEQSEIPSRYRSWISRSNIDVAQSDIRPVVRGELKRLQNQIRRAANRGDRLTRYHLQDALERIDLILNPIK, from the coding sequence ATGACCAAACGATTTACGCATAAGCTCTTTTTAGTAGCCTTATCGGTATCGGTTTCCAGTTGTGCGGTTCTTCAGCCTAATAAATCTTCGGCTGATGCATCCAAAGAAGAAGCCTCAAAAAAGAATGGAGAGCTTGAGCCTTACGCCAAGGTAATTACTAAAGACGCGAAAAGCGACGAAGGTTTATTTACTGTACACCGCGTAGACGATAAATATTTCTACGAAATTCCAGATAGTCTTTTTAACCGTGAAATGCTTACGGTAACAAGAATCGCAAAAACCGCCACCGGAATTGGTTTTGGCGGCGGAAAACAAAACACCCAGGTACACCGCTGGCAGAAAAAAGACGGCCACGTTCTTTTAAGAGTAGTTTCTCATGAAATCTACGCAGCAGATTCACTTCCTGTACACGAAGCGGTAGTGAATTCTAATTTTGAACCGGTACTTCAGCGTTTTCCGGTAAAAACTGTAGGAAAAGATTCAGTTAATAAAACTACCGTAATTGAAGTAACCGATCTTTATACCAAAGATGTTCAGGCGCTGGGTTTAAGAGACGGTTCAAGAAAGCAATATAAAGTTTCTCGTTTAGACGATAGCCGTTCCTACATCGATACTATTCGCAGCTATCCAGAGAATATTGAGGTTAGGCACGTAAAAACCTATAATGCAGGTGAACCGCCTTCTAATGCGAGCACAGGCTCAATTTCTTTAGAATTTAGTAATTCTATGATCCTGCTTCCAAAAGAACCCATGAAACGACGTTATTTCGATCAGCGTGTAGGTTGGTTTGCCCGCGGACAAACAGATTACGGACTTGAAGCTCAAAAAAGCAAGGAAGTAAAATACCTTGACCGTTGGAGACTTGAAGTAAAAGAGGAAGACAGGGAAAAGTTTGAAAATGGTGAGCTCGTTGAGCCAAAAGAACAAATTGTTTATTATGTAGACCGGGCTACTCCAAAGCAGTGGATTCCCTACATAAAGCAAGGTATTGAAGATTGGCAGGTTGCTTTTGAGGCTGCCGGATTTAAAAATGCAATTATTGCTAAAGATCCGCCAAGCAAAGAAGAAGATCCAGATTGGAGCCCAGAAGACGCCCGTTACTCGGTAGTACGTTACCTGGCTTCTCCAATTCCTAACGCAAACGGGCCTCACGTAAGTGACCCACGTTCAGGAGAGATCTTAGAATCAGATATTAACTGGTATCATAATGTAATGACCTTACTTAGAAACTGGTTCTTTGTACAAACTGCGGCTATCAATGAAGATGCCCGTAGTGTAGAGTTTAAAGATGAAGTAATGGGTAGATTAATTCGTTTTGTTTCTTCTCACGAGGTTGGGCACACTTTAGGTCTTCCGCATAATATGGGAAGTAGTGTTGCTTACGCAGTAGAAGATCTTCGTGATCCTGAATTTACTGCTGAATATGGTACCGCACCCTCTATTATGGATTACGCACGTTTCAATTATATCGCACAGCCTGAAGATGGTGATGTGGCTTTAATGCCAGATATTGGACCTTATGATAAATACGCAATTGAGTGGGGTTACCGACCAATTTTAGATAAAACTGCTGAAGAAGAAAAGGAAATTCTTGACGAATGGATTCTTGAAAAAGCAGGCGATCCTTTATATCGCTTCGGAAGCCAGCAAAGTGGCGGAGTTATAGACCCGAGTTCTCAAACTGAAGATCTTGGTGACGATGCAATTTTGGCCAGTGAATACGGAATTAAAAACCTGAAGCGCATTATGCCGAAATTGATCGAATGGACCGCCGAAGATGGCAAAAACTACGATGATCTAGACGATATGTACGGCCAGGTTTTAAGTCAGTTTAACCGTTATATGGGACACGTAACCGCGAATATTGGCGGTGTTTACGAACACTATAAAACTTACGACCAGGAAGGAGCGGTTTATTCTCACGTTGATGCCGATCGTCAGAAAAAAGCGATGAACTTCTTGCATAACCAACTTTTTGAAACTCCGGAATGGATGATAGATCAGGAGATTTTCAACAAAATTGAATTTGACGGACAGGTGGAGCGCATTAGAAATATGCAGGAACGCAGCCTTAATAACTTATTAGATTTTGGAAGAATGGCTCGTTTAATGGAAAATGAAGAAGTAAACGGAGATGAAGCCTATGGTTTAATAGATATGATGACCGATGTTAGAACCGGCATTTGGAGCGAACTTTCTTCGGGACAAAACATAGACCGTTACCGCAGAAATCTTCAGCGCGCTTATATTGAGCGTATGGAACATTTAATGACTGAAGAGCAAAGTGAAATTCCTTCCCGATACAGAAGCTGGATTAGCCGAAGCAATATAGATGTTGCACAAAGTGATATTCGCCCTGTTGTGAGAGGAGAGCTTAAAAGGCTTCAAAATCAAATTAGGAGAGCAGCTAATCGTGGAGATCGTTTAACCAGGTACCACCTTCAGGATGCTTTAGAACGAATAGATTTAATTTTAAATCCTATAAAGTAA
- the lysS gene encoding lysine--tRNA ligase: MQLSEQEIVRREKLSALRKAGINPYPADLFPVEDTSKGIKENFEEGKKVVLAGRLMSRRIQGKASFAEIQDSKGKIQVYFNRDEICTGEDKSKYNDVYKKLLDIGDFIGIEGELFKTQVGEMTVMVKDFILLSKSIRPLPLPKTDKDGNTYDGFTDPEHRYRQRYADLAVNPKVKEIFVKRTKLFNAMRNFFNEREYFEVETPILQSIPGGAAARPFVTHHNALDIPLYLRIANELYLKRLIVGGFDGVYEFSKNFRNEGMDRTHNPEFTAMEIYVAYKDYNWMMEFTETLLEHCAIAVNNTTEAVFGENKIDFKAPYKRVTMTDSIKEFTGFDITGKSEAEIRKAAEDMGIEVDETMGKGKLIDEIFGEKCEGNYIQPTFITDYPKEMSPLCKEHRENPELTERFELMVCGKEIANAYSELNDPIDQRERFEEQLKLAKKGDDEATEFIDQDFLRALEYGMPPTSGLGIGMDRLIMFLTNNQSIQEVLFFPQMKPERKAVELSEDEKAVFQLLKDDVIQELETVKTKSGLSNKKWDKTLKSLRKHKMIDVFKDDETMKIKAV; encoded by the coding sequence ATGCAATTATCTGAACAGGAAATAGTAAGAAGAGAGAAGCTTTCTGCATTAAGAAAAGCAGGTATTAACCCCTACCCGGCAGATTTATTCCCGGTGGAAGATACCAGCAAGGGAATTAAGGAGAATTTTGAAGAAGGAAAAAAAGTGGTATTGGCCGGTAGGTTAATGTCCCGCCGTATCCAGGGAAAAGCCTCTTTTGCCGAAATACAGGATTCTAAAGGAAAAATCCAGGTTTATTTTAACCGTGATGAAATTTGCACCGGTGAAGATAAAAGCAAGTATAATGATGTTTATAAAAAATTGCTGGATATTGGCGATTTTATAGGAATTGAAGGGGAACTTTTTAAAACCCAGGTTGGCGAAATGACGGTAATGGTGAAAGATTTCATTTTGCTGAGTAAATCTATTCGACCGTTACCACTTCCTAAAACCGATAAAGACGGAAATACTTACGACGGATTTACCGATCCCGAACACCGTTATCGCCAGCGTTATGCTGATTTGGCTGTAAATCCAAAAGTGAAAGAAATCTTCGTAAAGCGCACAAAGTTGTTCAACGCAATGCGGAACTTCTTTAATGAAAGAGAATATTTTGAGGTAGAAACTCCAATTTTACAATCTATCCCCGGTGGTGCCGCAGCGAGACCGTTTGTTACGCATCATAATGCTTTAGATATTCCCCTTTACCTAAGAATTGCTAATGAATTATACCTGAAACGTCTTATTGTAGGCGGATTTGACGGTGTTTATGAATTCTCGAAAAACTTCAGAAATGAGGGTATGGATAGAACGCATAATCCTGAATTTACCGCCATGGAAATCTATGTAGCCTATAAAGACTACAACTGGATGATGGAATTCACCGAGACCCTTCTTGAACATTGTGCAATTGCCGTAAACAATACTACTGAAGCTGTTTTTGGTGAAAATAAAATCGATTTTAAGGCACCGTATAAGCGAGTGACCATGACCGATTCTATTAAGGAATTCACCGGTTTTGACATTACAGGAAAATCTGAAGCTGAAATTAGAAAAGCAGCTGAAGATATGGGAATTGAAGTTGATGAAACGATGGGTAAAGGAAAACTCATCGATGAGATTTTTGGTGAAAAATGTGAAGGAAATTATATCCAACCCACATTCATAACCGATTATCCGAAGGAAATGAGTCCGCTTTGTAAAGAACACCGTGAAAACCCTGAATTAACTGAGCGTTTTGAATTAATGGTTTGCGGAAAGGAAATCGCAAATGCATATTCTGAATTAAACGATCCTATAGACCAGCGTGAACGTTTCGAAGAACAGCTAAAACTGGCCAAAAAAGGAGACGATGAAGCAACCGAATTTATAGACCAGGATTTCTTAAGAGCCCTGGAATATGGTATGCCTCCTACTTCCGGCTTAGGAATTGGGATGGACCGTTTAATTATGTTCCTAACAAATAATCAATCAATCCAGGAAGTGCTGTTTTTCCCGCAAATGAAACCCGAGAGAAAAGCGGTTGAATTAAGCGAAGATGAAAAAGCGGTTTTTCAGTTATTAAAAGATGATGTAATTCAGGAATTGGAAACTGTAAAAACCAAGTCTGGATTAAGCAATAAAAAATGGGATAAAACCCTTAAATCACTTAGAAAACATAAAATGATAGATGTTTTTAAGGATGACGAAACAATGAAGATTAAAGCGGTTTAA
- a CDS encoding YqaE/Pmp3 family membrane protein, whose translation MSVWRVILSVLFPPLAVYDRGCGSILIVVILTILGWIPGVIAALIILNNPRKGV comes from the coding sequence ATGAGTGTTTGGCGTGTAATTCTTTCTGTTTTATTTCCACCCCTCGCGGTTTACGATCGCGGTTGTGGCTCTATTTTAATTGTGGTAATCCTTACTATTTTGGGTTGGATTCCGGGAGTGATCGCGGCACTTATTATTCTGAATAATCCTAGAAAAGGCGTATGA
- the lipB gene encoding lipoyl(octanoyl) transferase LipB, which yields MNKQINLQNLGYKDYKETWDYQESLFKEILDLKIKNRRQNLNEITPNYLLMVEHPHVYTLGKSGDIKNLLISEAELEKRQAKYYKINRGGDITYHGPGQLVGYPILDLDNFFTDIHKYLRFLEECIILTLLDYGLKAERSPGETGVWLDVGTPFARKICAMGVRASRWVTMHGFALNVNADLGFFDHIIPCGIEGKAVTSLNVELGKKEIPLVEVQEKVLKHFTELFEAELS from the coding sequence ATGAATAAGCAGATAAACTTACAGAATTTAGGTTACAAGGATTATAAAGAAACCTGGGATTACCAGGAAAGTCTTTTTAAGGAAATTCTTGATCTTAAAATTAAAAACCGAAGGCAGAATTTAAATGAAATCACGCCAAATTACCTTTTAATGGTAGAGCATCCGCACGTTTATACTTTGGGTAAAAGTGGCGATATAAAAAACCTGCTAATTTCTGAAGCTGAACTTGAAAAAAGGCAAGCTAAATATTATAAAATTAACCGTGGCGGGGATATCACATATCACGGTCCCGGGCAACTAGTAGGTTATCCTATTTTAGATTTGGATAATTTTTTTACCGATATTCATAAATATCTTCGATTTCTTGAAGAGTGTATTATTCTAACTTTATTGGATTATGGCTTAAAAGCCGAACGTAGCCCTGGCGAAACTGGGGTTTGGTTAGATGTGGGAACTCCATTTGCAAGAAAGATTTGTGCGATGGGCGTTCGTGCCAGTCGCTGGGTAACCATGCACGGTTTTGCATTGAACGTAAATGCCGATTTAGGCTTTTTTGACCATATTATTCCCTGCGGAATTGAAGGAAAAGCGGTCACTTCTTTGAATGTAGAATTGGGAAAAAAAGAAATTCCTCTGGTTGAAGTCCAAGAGAAGGTTTTGAAACATTTTACTGAATTATTTGAAGCAGAATTGAGTTAG
- a CDS encoding ribonuclease HII, producing MLLPYFATTINECGTDEAGRGCLAGPVTAAAVILPKNFENKLLNDSKQTKLSDRNSLKEIIIKEAITYGIAHVYMEEIDKINILNASILAMHRAIDQLKCEPEHIIVDGNKFKPYRNINYDCIIKGDGKFLSIAAASILAKTARDEFMQKVHHEFPMYNWQQNKGYPTKEHRRAIMEFGSTPYHRKSFKLLPEQLKLAL from the coding sequence ATGCTTCTCCCTTATTTTGCTACTACTATTAATGAATGCGGCACCGACGAAGCCGGGCGTGGCTGTCTCGCCGGTCCCGTAACTGCAGCAGCTGTTATTTTACCGAAAAACTTTGAAAACAAGTTATTAAACGACTCTAAACAGACTAAGTTAAGCGATCGTAATAGCCTAAAAGAAATTATTATTAAAGAGGCTATCACTTATGGAATAGCCCATGTTTACATGGAGGAGATTGATAAAATTAATATCCTAAATGCTTCTATTTTGGCTATGCACCGCGCTATTGATCAGCTAAAATGCGAACCGGAGCATATTATAGTAGATGGCAATAAGTTTAAGCCTTATCGAAATATTAATTATGACTGTATTATAAAAGGCGACGGGAAATTTTTAAGTATTGCTGCGGCTTCTATTTTGGCAAAAACTGCCAGGGATGAATTTATGCAGAAAGTGCATCATGAATTTCCCATGTACAATTGGCAACAAAATAAAGGCTATCCTACTAAGGAGCATCGGCGGGCGATTATGGAGTTTGGCAGTACTCCCTATCATAGAAAAAGTTTTAAACTACTTCCAGAGCAACTGAAACTTGCACTATAA